A DNA window from Paenibacillus andongensis contains the following coding sequences:
- a CDS encoding polysaccharide deacetylase family protein: MLHKKWLLLGSFFAMVLLTLDAIPSIGTYIIAVKNNQSSYLADFNWMDEEALPVFASASLNSTEQKKSKISILLETIMKEAEKRKIPPINAKLDPVWKAIPGYNGLEVDIEETLKLAEHHLTPNKINYVMKEVQPSIQLNDLGPNPIYKGNPKKPMASLMINVAWGNEYLPSMLETLRKENVHATFFLDGSWLKKNVEMAKKIQSEGHEISNHAYSHKDMRSITRSKAVEEISKTEDLLKQELGVKNMLFAPPSGYFNQETVQVASEFNLQTVLWTFDTVDWKNPGAERILQRLSTSVEPGSLILMHPTTSSKDALPGMIRMIKNKGLTIGTVSELLSSKRVAEAGQIAN, encoded by the coding sequence ATGCTCCACAAAAAATGGCTTCTTCTTGGAAGTTTTTTTGCTATGGTTTTGCTTACATTGGATGCAATCCCTAGCATAGGAACTTATATTATTGCAGTGAAAAATAATCAAAGCTCGTATCTGGCAGATTTCAATTGGATGGACGAAGAAGCACTCCCGGTCTTTGCCTCTGCGTCTTTAAATTCAACCGAACAAAAGAAGTCAAAGATAAGCATTTTACTAGAAACGATTATGAAAGAAGCTGAAAAACGAAAGATTCCCCCTATTAACGCCAAACTTGATCCTGTTTGGAAAGCTATTCCTGGTTATAATGGCTTGGAAGTCGATATTGAGGAGACGCTCAAGCTTGCAGAGCATCATTTAACGCCGAATAAAATCAATTATGTAATGAAGGAAGTACAGCCTAGTATTCAATTGAACGATCTCGGTCCGAATCCGATTTATAAAGGAAATCCCAAGAAGCCTATGGCTTCTTTAATGATCAATGTTGCTTGGGGAAATGAGTATTTGCCAAGTATGCTAGAGACTCTCCGCAAAGAAAATGTACATGCGACATTCTTTTTGGATGGGTCGTGGCTAAAGAAGAACGTGGAAATGGCCAAAAAGATCCAAAGTGAGGGGCATGAAATATCTAATCACGCTTACTCTCACAAAGATATGAGAAGTATAACGCGTAGTAAAGCTGTTGAAGAAATTTCAAAAACAGAGGATTTGTTGAAGCAGGAGCTTGGTGTGAAAAACATGCTTTTTGCGCCTCCTTCGGGATATTTTAACCAAGAAACGGTTCAAGTTGCTTCGGAGTTCAATCTGCAGACTGTACTTTGGACTTTTGATACGGTAGATTGGAAAAATCCAGGAGCTGAGCGAATCCTTCAACGGTTATCGACAAGCGTCGAGCCTGGTTCACTTATTTTGATGCACCCAACGACCTCATCCAAGGATGCATTGCCAGGCATGATCCGTATGATTAAAAATAAAGGATTGACGATTGGCACTGTATCTGAGCTTTTATCCTCAAAACGTGTTGCTGAAGCAGGTCAAATCGCGAATTAA